The DNA region GGCTTCCTTGTAGGGGCGCACCAGCATATAGACCAGGAATACCAGGGCGGCCACGGCAAAGATGAGACCGATGATATTCATGCTGCCGGTAAACAGGCCGCCGAACTGGTTGATCATCAGACCGATGACATAGGCGAAGCCGCACTGATAGCCGATGGCAAACCAGGTCCACTTGTGGTTGTTCATCTCCCGCTTGATGGCGCCGATGGCGGCGAAGCAGGGAGCGCACAGCAGGTTAAAGACCAGGAAGCTGTAGCCGCTGATGCCGTTGAAGGCCTGGGCGATGTTCTGGTACACGGTTCCGTCGCCGCCGCCATAGAGGATACCCAGAGTACCCACGATGTTCTCCTTGGCCACAAGGCCGGTGATGGAGGCCACGGCGGCCTGCCAGGTGCCCCAGCCCAGGGGCTTGAAGATCCAGGCGATGACACCGCCGATGGCAGCCAAAATGGAGGAGTCGATCTCACTCTCATCCAGCATACGGAAGGTGCCGTCCACCCAGCCGAAGTAGGTGGTGAACCAAACAAAGATGGTGGAGAGCAGGATGATGGTACCGGCCTTCTTAATGAAGGACCAGCCGCGCTCCCACATGCTGCGCAGGACATTGCCCAGGGTGGGCCAGTGGTAGGCGGGCAGCTCCATAACGAAAGGAGCGGGGTCGCCGGCGAACATCTTCGTCTTTTTCAGCATGATGCCGGAGACGATGATGGCGGCCATGCCGATGAAGTAGGCGGAGGTGGAGACCCATGCGCTGCCGCCGAACAGAGCGCCGGCGATCATGGCGATGAAGGGCACCTTAGCGCCGCAGGGGATAAAGGTGGTGGTCATAATGGTCATACGGCGATCCCGTTCGTTTTCTATGGTACGGGAGGCCATGATGCCGGGCACGCCGCAGCCCACGCCGATGAGCATGGGGATGAAGGATTTGCCGGACAGACCGAACTTGCGGAACACACGGTCCAGAACGAAGGCGATACGGGCCATGTAGCCGCAGGCCTCCAGGAAGGCCAGCATCAGGAACAGCACCAGCATCTGAGGCACGAAGCCCAGCACGGCACCCACACCGGCTACGATACCGTCCAGGATCAGGCCACTGAGCCAGGGAGCGGTGTCGGCCGCATCCAGGGCATCACCGATCAGCACAGGGATACCCGGGACCCACACGCCGTAGTCGGCGGGATCCGGGGCCTCAAAGCCGTTCTTCTCCAGGTAGGCCACGGCGTCCACATAGGTCATTTGGACCACATCGTCCATCTTGTCGGCGCCCTCGGGCAGAGCGTTATAGTAGGCGGTCATGGTGTTGATGGCCAAGGTCTCCTCATCCTCCACATCCACGGTGGCGGTGGTGGAATCGGGGGTGAAGGCCTTCATATCGGCCAGGGCGGCGCTTGCGTCAAAGTCCTCGGCCTCCGTGTCCAGACCCAGGAAGGCATCCACGGCCTGGATGGCGGCGGTGTACTCATCATTGACCTCGTTATACTCCTTGGAGCCGATGCCCAGCAGGTGCCAGCCGTCACCGAACACGCCGTCATTGGCCCAGTCGGTAGCGGGGGCGCCTACGGCTACCATGGCGATCCAGTATACCAGGAACATCACCGCGGCAAAGATGGGCAGACCCAGCCAGCGGTTGGTGACGATCTTGTCGATCTTGTCGGAGGCGGAGAGGGTGCCCGCATTCTTTTTCTTGTAGCAGCCCTTGATGAGCTCGGCGATATAGACATAGCGCTCACCGGTGATGATGCTCTCGGCGTCATCGTCCAGCTCCTTCTCGGCGGCCTTGATGTCCTCCTCGATATGGGCCATGACATCGGCGGGAATGCTCAGCTGGGAGAGAACCTTGTCATCACGCTCGAAGATCTTGATGGCGTACCAGCGCTGCTGCTCCTCGGGCATGGTATGTACGGCGGCCTCCTCAATGTGGGCAATGGCGTGCTCCACGGGGCCGGAGAAGGTGTGCATGGGGACGGTCCTTCCGCCGTTGGCGGCCCGGACGGCCTCCTCGGCGGCCAGCATGACGCCGGTGCCCTTCAGAGCGGAGATCTCCACCACCTTGCAGCCCAGCTCCCGGGCCAGCTCCTGGGTGTTGATGCTGTCACCGTTCTTCTTCACCACATCCATCATGTTGATGGCCACCACAACGGGAATGCCCAGCTCGGTGAGCTGCGTGGTGAGGTAGAGGTTGCGCTCCAGGTTGGTGCCGTCGATGATATTCAGGATGGCATCGGGACGCTCCTTGATCAGATAGTTACGGGCTACCACCTCCTCCAGCGTGTAGGGGGACAGGGAGTAGATGCCGGGCAGGTCCATGATCACCACATCGTCGTGCTTCTTCAGCTTGCCCTCTTTCTTCTCCACCGTGACGCCGGGCCAGTTACCAACGAACTGATTGGAGCCGGTGAGAGCGTTGAAAAGGGTGGTCTTGCCGCAGTTGGGGTTGCCCGCCAACGCGATCTTGATTTGTTTTTCCATTTGACTCTCCTTTCGGTTAGTGAAGCCTAACCAGTACTTAAAAAATAAAAATAGGGGCCTGAAAAGGGCGGTGCAAAAGCCTCGCAGAGTTTGCGCCCGCAGGCGAAAAAAATGAAATCATTTTTCACCGCCACCTGCGCGCAGCAGACTGCAAGCCCTTTTCCGGAAAATTCTAAAAATTTTCCGGCAGGTTTTATTCTACCTCGATCATCTCGATGTCAGCCTTGCGCAGGCTCAGCTCGTAGCCCCGGACCGTGACCTCCACGGGGTCACCCAAGGGAGCTACCTTGCGCACATAGACCTCCACGCCTTTGGTGATGCCCATGTCCATGATGCGGCGCTTGACAGGCCCCTCACCGTGGAGCTTTACCACCCTGGCGGTCTCGCCGATCTTAACATCCTTCAGTGTTTTCATAGTGCTTTCTCCTTATATCATAATTTTTCTTGCCATTTCTTCGCTGATGGCCACCCGGGACTCCTTCACCTTCACGATGAGGTTGCCACCCAGTGAGGAGACCACCGTGGCGCTGCCCCCGGCTACAAAACCCAGATCCTCCAGGTGCTTGCGGACCTCCGGGCTGCCACCGATGCGGCGAATGATATTTTCCGTACCCATATCTGCCAATGCAAGCGGCATCATTGTTATCCCTCCCAAGGTTTGAGCTATCTAACTATTAAACGAAAAAGAAAAAGGTTAATCACCTTTAACTGCGGATAGTTTAATATCTTTAACCGCATTTGTCAAGACCCTGCATTCAAAAAATATTAAAAATTAGCAGGGTGTCCAAATCTACCGCATGGGGGGGCGGAAATCATCGTTAACGATGTCAAAAAGCCGGGAGGGAGAAAAGTGTAAAGCGGAAAGATGGGGGGTAGGGGCGACCCTTGGGGTCGCCCACCTCACCAGCTACCAAGCTATCCGTAGGGGGCGGCGTCCCCGACGGCCCATTTTACCGCACCTCTTGTAACGGACGCGGGGCGATGTGGGCATCGCCCCCTACAAAATCCTATCGGTAAACACTCCGTAGGGGCGGGGTTCTACCCCGCCCGCCCGGGCATCCACCACACTCCATGGAAACCCTGTCATTGCGAGGCAGTGCGCACACTGGCCGTGGCAATCCGCAACCCCCGTCCTCTTGGCCCCCTTGCCTAAAGGGGGCTGGCACGGCAAAGCCGTGACTGGGGGATTCCCGCAAAAAGAGACCACCCTCTCGGGTGGCCTCAGCGTGGATGCACCTTAACTATAACTATATTGCGTCACAGGTCCAGCTTCAGGTCGTTTTCACCGATCCAGCCCCAGTTGCGCAGAGGCAGGGCGATGAGCCAGCTCAGGAT from Vescimonas fastidiosa includes:
- the feoB gene encoding ferrous iron transport protein B; translation: MEKQIKIALAGNPNCGKTTLFNALTGSNQFVGNWPGVTVEKKEGKLKKHDDVVIMDLPGIYSLSPYTLEEVVARNYLIKERPDAILNIIDGTNLERNLYLTTQLTELGIPVVVAINMMDVVKKNGDSINTQELARELGCKVVEISALKGTGVMLAAEEAVRAANGGRTVPMHTFSGPVEHAIAHIEEAAVHTMPEEQQRWYAIKIFERDDKVLSQLSIPADVMAHIEEDIKAAEKELDDDAESIITGERYVYIAELIKGCYKKKNAGTLSASDKIDKIVTNRWLGLPIFAAVMFLVYWIAMVAVGAPATDWANDGVFGDGWHLLGIGSKEYNEVNDEYTAAIQAVDAFLGLDTEAEDFDASAALADMKAFTPDSTTATVDVEDEETLAINTMTAYYNALPEGADKMDDVVQMTYVDAVAYLEKNGFEAPDPADYGVWVPGIPVLIGDALDAADTAPWLSGLILDGIVAGVGAVLGFVPQMLVLFLMLAFLEACGYMARIAFVLDRVFRKFGLSGKSFIPMLIGVGCGVPGIMASRTIENERDRRMTIMTTTFIPCGAKVPFIAMIAGALFGGSAWVSTSAYFIGMAAIIVSGIMLKKTKMFAGDPAPFVMELPAYHWPTLGNVLRSMWERGWSFIKKAGTIILLSTIFVWFTTYFGWVDGTFRMLDESEIDSSILAAIGGVIAWIFKPLGWGTWQAAVASITGLVAKENIVGTLGILYGGGDGTVYQNIAQAFNGISGYSFLVFNLLCAPCFAAIGAIKREMNNHKWTWFAIGYQCGFAYVIGLMINQFGGLFTGSMNIIGLIFAVAALVFLVYMLVRPYKEATKLSAKI
- a CDS encoding FeoA family protein — its product is MKTLKDVKIGETARVVKLHGEGPVKRRIMDMGITKGVEVYVRKVAPLGDPVEVTVRGYELSLRKADIEMIEVE
- a CDS encoding FeoA family protein → MMPLALADMGTENIIRRIGGSPEVRKHLEDLGFVAGGSATVVSSLGGNLIVKVKESRVAISEEMARKIMI